One Microbacterium sp. zg-B96 genomic region harbors:
- the dinB gene encoding DNA polymerase IV, whose amino-acid sequence MRGEATVLHADLDAFYASVEQRDAPALRGRPVIVGGGVVLAASYEAKARGVRTAMGGRQARELCPDAVVVPPRMEAYTAASRAVFAIFHETTPLVEGLSIDEAFLEVGGLRRLVGTPEQIAVRLRERVRLEVGLPTSVGVARTKFLAKVASAVSKPDGLLVVEPDGEEAFLLPLPVERLWGVGAVTADKLHRLGIRTVGQLAELETATAERLLGGAVGAHLHAMARLRDPRPVVTTRRRGSIGSQRALGIRPRTAEELDVILTQIVDRVARRLRDGERGCRTVVLRLRFGDFTKATRSRSLRSPSDRTAVLLAVARALLDASQPEIAARGITLIGISFTQLARGEELPPELPIDWGDGAHLDAVFDTVRDRFGSASLGRATQLGRDPGWSTPVLPEHE is encoded by the coding sequence ATGCGGGGCGAGGCCACCGTACTGCACGCCGATCTCGACGCGTTCTACGCGTCGGTCGAGCAGCGCGACGCGCCGGCGCTCCGCGGTCGGCCCGTCATCGTCGGCGGTGGCGTGGTGCTGGCGGCGAGCTATGAGGCGAAGGCGCGAGGAGTGCGCACCGCGATGGGCGGCCGGCAGGCGCGCGAGTTGTGTCCAGATGCCGTTGTCGTGCCGCCGCGCATGGAGGCCTACACCGCTGCCAGCCGTGCCGTGTTCGCGATCTTCCACGAGACCACGCCGCTCGTCGAAGGACTCTCGATCGACGAGGCGTTCCTCGAGGTCGGGGGCCTCCGGCGCCTCGTTGGTACACCCGAGCAGATCGCGGTGCGCCTGCGCGAGCGCGTCCGCCTCGAGGTCGGCCTGCCGACCTCGGTCGGCGTCGCGCGCACCAAGTTCCTCGCCAAAGTCGCCAGCGCCGTCAGCAAGCCCGACGGGCTGCTCGTGGTCGAGCCCGACGGTGAGGAGGCGTTCTTGCTACCCCTCCCCGTCGAGCGACTGTGGGGTGTCGGCGCCGTCACCGCGGACAAGCTGCACCGGCTCGGCATCCGGACCGTCGGTCAACTGGCCGAACTCGAGACCGCGACCGCCGAGCGCTTGCTGGGTGGGGCCGTCGGAGCGCACCTGCACGCGATGGCGCGGTTGCGCGATCCGCGCCCCGTCGTCACGACCAGGCGTCGGGGCTCGATCGGTTCGCAGCGTGCGCTCGGCATCCGCCCGCGCACCGCCGAGGAGCTCGACGTCATCCTGACGCAGATCGTCGACCGGGTCGCGCGCCGCCTGCGCGACGGGGAGCGCGGATGCCGCACTGTCGTGCTGCGGCTGCGGTTCGGGGACTTCACGAAGGCGACGAGGTCGCGCAGCCTGCGGTCGCCGTCCGACCGCACCGCGGTGCTGCTGGCCGTGGCCCGAGCGCTGCTGGATGCCTCGCAGCCCGAGATCGCGGCGCGTGGCATCACCCTGATCGGCATCTCGTTCACGCAGCTGGCGCGCGGGGAGGAGCTTCCGCCCGAGCTGCCCATCGACTGGGGCGATGGCGCGCACCTGGATGCCGTGTTCGACACGGTCCGGGATCGTTTCGGTTCCGCGTCGCTCGGCCGGGCGACCCAGCTCGGGCGCGACCCGGGGTGGTCGACGCCGGTGCTCCCTGAGCACGAGTGA
- a CDS encoding alpha/beta hydrolase, whose translation MYIDVGDGDEPVLMIHGAGVSGWMWSPTRALLNSAVKTIVPDLPGFGRSASHPYVSHKATVEELRVVIERHAPQGAHVVGFSLGAQLTILLASEVPDLVRSATIISAETKPAPLPGPTLGLLALAAPLSRQRWFAEAQARQLGIPKDLWAEYLRDSATTSRETLLASVGENIRFTLPTTWSDYPGSASILVGARERKLMHDSAGLTSSALPGSTLLTVKGAAHDIPLSDPRVVVSELDRQMSDWRTRP comes from the coding sequence ATGTACATAGACGTGGGCGATGGCGACGAACCGGTGCTGATGATCCATGGAGCCGGTGTCAGCGGGTGGATGTGGTCACCCACACGTGCGCTGCTGAATTCTGCAGTGAAAACGATCGTTCCCGACCTCCCCGGATTCGGCCGCAGTGCTTCCCATCCGTACGTTTCGCATAAGGCCACGGTCGAAGAATTGCGCGTGGTCATTGAACGTCACGCCCCGCAGGGAGCGCACGTCGTCGGGTTCTCACTAGGAGCACAACTCACGATCTTGCTCGCGTCGGAGGTACCCGACCTCGTACGGAGCGCCACGATAATCAGCGCAGAAACCAAACCCGCACCACTCCCCGGTCCCACGCTCGGTCTGCTGGCACTGGCTGCACCACTCTCCCGTCAGCGATGGTTCGCCGAAGCTCAAGCCCGCCAACTCGGCATCCCGAAGGACCTTTGGGCTGAATACCTGCGCGACAGCGCGACGACCTCACGCGAAACCCTCCTGGCCAGCGTCGGTGAGAACATTCGATTCACACTTCCCACAACATGGAGCGACTACCCGGGCTCCGCCAGCATCCTCGTGGGGGCACGGGAGAGGAAGTTGATGCACGACTCTGCCGGTCTGACCTCGTCAGCTCTACCCGGGAGCACCCTGCTCACCGTGAAGGGTGCTGCGCACGACATCCCCCTCTCAGACCCACGTGTCGTCGTGTCGGAACTCGATCGCCAGATGAGCGACTGGCGGACGCGTCCGTAA
- a CDS encoding sigma-70 family RNA polymerase sigma factor: MSEDSDEVVWRLVLSGDSRCYGMIWDRHRDRIFRHLVASGNSPSNAEDLTAAAFLELWRRRGSVRFVDGSLLPWLIVTAQNISRNAARAARRYQRFLTALPPPPVMPDPADPIADRDDVHLIALRAAIAAARPADATLLAMTALEGFTTREAATALGLSESAAKMRLSRLRARLRSAVTAQPIREGGS; this comes from the coding sequence GTGTCGGAAGACTCGGATGAGGTGGTGTGGCGGCTGGTGCTGTCGGGAGACAGCCGCTGTTACGGCATGATCTGGGACCGGCATCGGGACCGCATCTTCCGGCACCTGGTTGCGAGCGGGAACAGCCCGAGCAATGCCGAGGATCTGACGGCGGCGGCGTTCCTCGAGCTGTGGCGGCGGCGGGGCTCGGTGAGGTTCGTGGATGGTTCTCTGCTGCCCTGGTTGATCGTCACGGCGCAGAACATCTCGAGGAATGCCGCCCGTGCGGCCCGCCGGTACCAGCGGTTCCTCACAGCACTTCCCCCGCCACCGGTGATGCCCGACCCCGCCGACCCGATCGCTGATCGCGATGATGTGCACCTGATCGCTTTGCGTGCTGCGATCGCCGCCGCGCGCCCTGCGGACGCGACGCTTCTCGCCATGACGGCGCTGGAGGGATTCACCACCCGCGAGGCCGCGACCGCGCTCGGACTTTCCGAGTCGGCCGCGAAGATGCGGCTCAGTCGGCTCCGTGCCCGGCTCAGGAGTGCGGTCACTGCACAACCGATCCGTGAAGGAGGCTCGTGA
- a CDS encoding recombinase family protein, which yields MDGIQIGYARVSTTDQDLTAQRDALLRLGVQDAHIYVDHGMTGANRARPGLREALAAVRSGDTLVVTKLDRLARSLRDAREIADELTSKGVALSLGGNRYDPTDPVGRLLFNVLAMVAEFERDLISMRTREGMAVARAKGRLKGKQPKLSKTQRGLLFEVHDRGEYTQTEIAELFSVSRATVYRELLHRREKFLASCEAHIF from the coding sequence ATGGATGGAATACAGATTGGATACGCCAGGGTCTCGACCACGGATCAGGACCTCACCGCTCAACGCGACGCACTGCTGCGTTTGGGCGTTCAGGACGCGCACATCTACGTCGACCACGGTATGACCGGCGCGAATCGCGCCCGACCGGGATTGCGGGAGGCGCTTGCCGCGGTGCGAAGCGGAGACACCCTCGTCGTAACGAAACTCGACCGGCTCGCCCGGTCGCTGAGAGATGCGCGCGAGATCGCGGATGAGCTGACGTCGAAAGGCGTCGCACTCAGCCTCGGCGGGAACCGATACGATCCCACCGATCCCGTTGGTCGACTGCTGTTCAACGTGCTCGCCATGGTGGCGGAGTTCGAGCGGGACCTGATCAGCATGCGCACCCGGGAGGGGATGGCGGTCGCCCGCGCCAAAGGGAGGCTGAAGGGAAAACAGCCGAAGCTGTCGAAGACGCAGCGCGGCCTGCTGTTCGAGGTGCACGATCGAGGCGAGTACACCCAGACCGAGATCGCGGAACTGTTCAGCGTCTCGCGCGCCACCGTTTACCGCGAGCTTCTGCATCGCCGTGAGAAGTTCCTCGCATCCTGCGAAGCGCACATCTTCTAG
- a CDS encoding class I SAM-dependent methyltransferase, whose amino-acid sequence MGFEGAAVDYDRFMGRYSELLSSPFSDFAGVQQGQRVLDVGCGPGALTAELVARLGAAAVTGVEPSVSYSAAARERFPGARIEMAAAGDLPFEDAEFDVALAQLVVHFMSDPVHDLREVARVVRPGGVVAACVWDHAGGTSPLSQFWEVLSTVDPDAPSESERPGTRRGQLGRYLAAAGLREIAETVLTVRVLHPTFEDWWQPYERGVGPVGAYIASLDDAGRLRLQHTLRSEMPPAPFEVTGSAWTARGTVPA is encoded by the coding sequence ATGGGATTCGAGGGCGCAGCGGTCGATTACGACCGCTTCATGGGTCGCTATTCCGAGCTGTTGAGCTCCCCATTTTCGGATTTTGCGGGTGTCCAGCAGGGTCAGCGCGTGCTCGATGTGGGGTGCGGGCCCGGGGCGCTGACAGCTGAGCTCGTCGCTCGACTGGGAGCGGCGGCCGTCACCGGAGTCGAGCCCTCAGTCTCGTACTCAGCGGCGGCGCGGGAGCGCTTTCCGGGAGCACGAATCGAGATGGCGGCTGCGGGCGATCTTCCCTTCGAAGATGCCGAGTTCGACGTCGCGTTGGCGCAACTGGTGGTCCACTTCATGAGCGACCCGGTGCACGACCTTCGGGAAGTGGCGCGGGTGGTCCGCCCCGGCGGCGTGGTTGCAGCGTGCGTATGGGACCACGCCGGGGGTACCAGTCCGCTTAGTCAATTCTGGGAGGTGCTCAGCACGGTCGATCCGGACGCGCCGTCCGAATCCGAGCGCCCGGGTACTCGACGGGGACAGCTCGGCCGCTACCTGGCTGCGGCCGGGCTCCGTGAGATCGCCGAGACCGTATTGACGGTGCGCGTGCTTCATCCGACCTTCGAAGACTGGTGGCAACCCTACGAGCGCGGCGTGGGTCCGGTCGGGGCGTACATCGCGTCGCTTGACGACGCGGGACGGCTGCGATTGCAACACACGCTTCGGTCCGAGATGCCGCCCGCCCCGTTCGAAGTCACGGGGTCAGCGTGGACAGCGCGGGGGACTGTGCCCGCGTAG
- a CDS encoding serine hydrolase domain-containing protein produces the protein MAIAVASPQRVFVATAGTEVKDTFEIGSVSKALTGMLYSDALQRGVVSPKTTLGDLLPLNGFGPVAAVPLGSLAVHGSGLPRLAPGMPVLRRSLAFSIRGENPYGETLAELLEQTRDVRVGSTRPRYSNLGFQLLGHATASADGRKYGRLLREVFGPGYSTPSRQDDLDDADLRGTSRLGRLVQPWVGEALAPAGGIRANIGTIGDLLRSILDHTAPGVTALEPVADFSSRVRIGAAWITMPYRSRTITWHNGATGGFSSWIGIDREARIGVAVLSARHAAVDRPGFRLLEELVASGSAVLD, from the coding sequence GTGGCGATCGCGGTCGCTTCTCCGCAGCGGGTCTTCGTTGCAACTGCGGGGACCGAGGTGAAAGACACCTTCGAGATCGGGTCGGTCTCGAAGGCGCTCACCGGCATGCTGTATTCCGACGCGCTTCAGCGCGGCGTAGTTTCGCCGAAGACGACGCTGGGGGATTTGCTTCCTCTGAACGGGTTCGGACCCGTCGCCGCGGTGCCCCTCGGCTCGCTGGCCGTCCACGGATCTGGCCTCCCACGCCTGGCGCCCGGGATGCCCGTTCTACGTCGCAGTCTGGCGTTCTCGATCCGCGGGGAGAATCCGTACGGCGAGACCCTCGCTGAGCTCCTCGAGCAGACGCGGGACGTACGCGTAGGGTCGACGCGACCTCGGTACTCAAACCTCGGGTTTCAACTTCTCGGGCACGCGACCGCGAGTGCTGACGGGCGAAAGTACGGCCGACTCCTCCGTGAGGTCTTTGGCCCCGGGTATTCGACGCCGTCGCGTCAGGACGACCTTGATGACGCAGACCTCCGGGGAACCTCCCGGCTTGGCCGCCTGGTCCAGCCGTGGGTCGGCGAGGCTCTGGCTCCGGCAGGCGGCATCCGGGCAAACATAGGCACCATAGGAGACCTCCTGCGATCGATCCTGGATCACACTGCTCCGGGTGTCACCGCGCTCGAACCCGTTGCAGATTTCTCCTCAAGGGTCCGGATCGGCGCCGCATGGATTACTATGCCGTACCGCAGCCGCACAATCACGTGGCACAACGGCGCGACTGGGGGGTTCAGTAGCTGGATCGGTATCGACAGGGAAGCCCGCATCGGTGTGGCCGTGCTTTCCGCACGGCACGCAGCCGTGGACCGTCCGGGCTTTCGTCTTCTCGAGGAACTCGTAGCTAGTGGATCGGCAGTCCTCGACTGA
- the helR gene encoding RNA polymerase recycling motor ATPase HelR, with product MSPATVNAFHLPERLAMKADAALIAADEEHFTRVAETLQLSLARATARLDAMLNAPGGKGQAALERDLEIHRINSQLTTLRRFGLDMCLGRLVASDGSAPLYIGRMGLTGEDGHPLLVDWRTPAAEPFFAATHADPMGLVSRRRYRWAGGRVIDYWDEVFTADGVEATAAVDEQSAFLAGLGGARTSRMRDVLATIRADQDAIIRAGSRGALVVDGGPGTGKTVVALHRAAYLLYADSRITRGSGGGVLVVGPHQPYLAYVEDVLPSLGEDRVQLCTLRDLVAEGATALPEADARVASIKADGRLVDAIDNAVRLYEQPPLTAIVVETDWDDVRLTPDEWADAMDAEPGQPHNDARDEVWDALLGILTAKFDIPAAHTRQVLAQNDALARAFHRVWPVLDPRGLVATLWTDAEFLRRCAPWLSDTELTLLQRDDGRAWTASDLPFLDAAQRRIGDPGASHVRRRREAAIAAEREYRADIADYLMQSSDDDLGLMSILHGEDVQNSLDDHDALPRTSPDLLAGPFAHVIVDEAQELTDAEWRMLLSRCPSRSFTVVGDRAQARHGFTQSWPERLTRAGLKNITVSELTINYRTPAEIMAEAEQVIRAAVPNANVPTSVRTGGVPVRRGTRSELGSIVASWLAANEEGTACVIGDPTFESTARVQSLTPELSKGLEFDLVVLVDPYRFGEGIEGVVDHYVAMTRATRELVVLEG from the coding sequence GTGAGTCCAGCCACCGTCAACGCCTTCCACCTCCCCGAACGACTCGCGATGAAGGCGGATGCCGCCCTCATCGCCGCCGATGAAGAGCACTTCACCCGCGTCGCCGAGACGCTGCAACTCTCGCTGGCGCGCGCGACCGCGCGCCTCGACGCCATGCTCAACGCCCCCGGCGGCAAGGGTCAGGCGGCACTCGAGCGCGACCTCGAGATCCACCGCATCAACTCGCAGTTGACCACGCTGCGCCGCTTCGGTCTGGACATGTGCCTCGGCCGCCTCGTGGCATCCGATGGCTCCGCCCCGCTCTACATCGGGCGAATGGGTCTCACCGGGGAGGACGGCCACCCGCTGCTCGTCGACTGGCGCACGCCCGCGGCCGAGCCGTTCTTCGCCGCGACGCACGCTGACCCGATGGGCCTCGTCAGCCGCCGCCGCTACCGCTGGGCCGGCGGTCGGGTGATCGACTACTGGGACGAGGTGTTCACCGCCGACGGCGTGGAGGCCACCGCCGCGGTCGACGAGCAGTCCGCGTTCCTCGCCGGTCTCGGCGGCGCCCGCACGTCGCGGATGCGGGACGTGCTGGCCACCATCCGGGCCGATCAGGATGCCATCATCCGCGCGGGATCCCGCGGTGCGCTCGTCGTCGACGGCGGACCGGGCACCGGCAAGACCGTCGTCGCGCTGCACCGCGCCGCCTACCTGCTCTATGCCGACTCCCGCATCACCCGCGGCAGCGGCGGCGGCGTGCTGGTCGTCGGACCCCACCAGCCGTACTTGGCCTACGTCGAGGATGTGCTGCCGAGCCTCGGCGAGGACCGCGTGCAGTTGTGCACCCTGCGCGACCTCGTCGCCGAGGGCGCGACCGCACTGCCGGAGGCCGATGCCCGCGTCGCGAGCATCAAGGCCGACGGCCGCCTCGTCGACGCGATCGACAACGCCGTCCGGCTGTACGAACAGCCGCCGCTGACCGCCATCGTCGTGGAGACCGACTGGGACGACGTGCGGCTCACCCCCGACGAGTGGGCGGATGCGATGGATGCCGAGCCCGGCCAGCCGCACAACGACGCTCGTGACGAGGTCTGGGATGCGCTGCTCGGCATCCTGACCGCCAAGTTCGACATCCCCGCTGCGCACACGCGGCAGGTGCTGGCGCAGAACGATGCGCTCGCCCGGGCGTTTCACCGGGTGTGGCCGGTGCTCGATCCGCGCGGGCTGGTCGCGACGCTGTGGACCGACGCCGAATTCCTGCGCCGGTGCGCGCCCTGGCTGAGCGACACCGAGTTGACGCTGCTGCAGCGCGACGACGGCCGCGCGTGGACGGCATCCGATCTGCCCTTTCTCGACGCCGCCCAGCGACGGATCGGCGACCCCGGCGCCAGCCACGTGCGCCGCCGGCGCGAGGCCGCGATCGCCGCCGAGCGCGAGTACCGCGCCGACATCGCCGACTACCTGATGCAGTCGTCCGACGACGACCTCGGGCTGATGTCGATCCTGCACGGCGAGGACGTGCAGAACAGCCTGGACGATCACGACGCGCTGCCGCGCACGTCGCCCGACCTGCTCGCCGGGCCGTTCGCGCACGTGATCGTCGACGAGGCGCAGGAGCTGACGGATGCCGAATGGCGGATGCTCCTCAGCCGCTGCCCCTCCCGCAGCTTCACCGTGGTGGGCGACCGCGCGCAGGCGCGGCACGGGTTCACGCAGTCGTGGCCGGAGCGGCTGACGCGGGCCGGGCTGAAGAACATCACGGTGTCGGAACTGACGATCAACTACCGCACGCCCGCCGAGATCATGGCCGAGGCCGAGCAGGTGATCCGCGCGGCCGTGCCGAACGCGAACGTGCCGACGTCGGTGCGTACCGGCGGGGTGCCGGTGCGGCGGGGCACGCGCTCGGAGCTTGGGTCGATCGTGGCGTCGTGGCTGGCGGCGAACGAGGAGGGCACGGCGTGCGTGATCGGCGACCCTACGTTCGAATCCACGGCGCGGGTGCAGTCGCTGACGCCGGAGTTGTCGAAGGGGCTGGAGTTCGACCTGGTGGTGCTGGTCGATCCGTACCGTTTCGGCGAGGGGATCGAGGGGGTCGTCGACCACTATGTCGCGATGACCCGGGCGACGCGGGAGCTCGTCGTGCTGGAGGGGTGA
- a CDS encoding TetR/AcrR family transcriptional regulator, giving the protein MSAKEQRPVASDAGLSKQRVVSEAVRLADREGVDGLSMRRLAGALGAGAMSLYHYVASKDDLLDAMIDIVFQEIEPPLEEADWQSAMRREAVSTRRVLARHPWAIALMESRTRPGPANLRHREAVTACLRKAGFSVLMATHANWLLNSYVYGHALQEASLPFDTADELADMTEDVYLPQLPPDQFPFLNESALGLVAAGYDPAEEFIFGLDLILAALEPLRASA; this is encoded by the coding sequence GTGTCTGCGAAGGAACAACGCCCGGTGGCATCAGACGCGGGGCTGAGCAAGCAGCGGGTGGTGTCCGAGGCGGTGCGGCTCGCCGACCGCGAGGGGGTCGACGGCTTGAGCATGCGCCGCCTGGCCGGCGCACTCGGCGCGGGCGCTATGTCGCTTTACCACTACGTGGCAAGCAAGGACGACCTGCTGGACGCCATGATCGACATCGTGTTCCAGGAGATCGAACCCCCGCTCGAAGAAGCCGACTGGCAGTCGGCGATGCGACGGGAGGCGGTATCCACACGACGGGTTCTCGCCCGCCATCCCTGGGCGATCGCCCTTATGGAGTCGCGGACCAGGCCCGGGCCCGCGAACCTTCGCCACCGCGAAGCGGTCACCGCCTGCCTGCGAAAGGCCGGGTTCTCAGTCTTGATGGCGACACACGCCAACTGGTTGCTCAACAGCTATGTCTACGGTCACGCCCTGCAGGAAGCCAGCCTGCCGTTCGACACCGCCGACGAACTCGCGGACATGACCGAGGACGTCTACCTGCCTCAGCTTCCTCCTGATCAGTTCCCCTTCCTCAACGAGTCCGCCTTGGGACTCGTCGCTGCCGGCTATGACCCGGCGGAGGAGTTCATCTTCGGCCTCGACCTCATCCTGGCCGCTCTCGAGCCTCTGAGAGCCTCCGCATAG
- a CDS encoding NAD(P)-dependent alcohol dehydrogenase, producing the protein MGIEQQLNAGEHLATMRAVVQHRYGPPSVLALSEVAIPVPGSGGVLVRVSAASVHPGDYFVMTGKPYMVRLVFGLRRPRHGIPGMDLAGVVAAVGSDVTALRPGDEVFGWSTAGALAEYACVPADNLVPVPANVSVVQGAAVPTSAMTALQALRKIANVQPGQTVLVTGASGGVGSFAVQIAKAFGAEVTGVCSTRNVDLVRSLGADHVVDYTRTDFTRSEKRYDVILDNVEAQPLAAVRRALTLTGILIPNSGRGGRWLGPIRRIVKARLLSGFTRQRLKPFTSIGKRQDLLALADLLTTGQVRAVIDRTCALDEAADALRYVAAGHTQGKVVITV; encoded by the coding sequence GTGGGAATCGAACAGCAATTGAATGCGGGAGAACACCTGGCGACCATGCGGGCCGTCGTCCAGCACCGCTACGGCCCGCCCTCAGTGCTCGCGTTGTCCGAGGTCGCGATCCCGGTTCCGGGTTCAGGCGGTGTGCTCGTCCGGGTGAGCGCGGCCTCGGTGCATCCTGGCGACTACTTCGTCATGACCGGGAAGCCGTACATGGTGCGTCTGGTCTTCGGGCTCCGCCGGCCACGCCACGGCATCCCCGGCATGGACCTCGCCGGCGTCGTGGCGGCGGTCGGAAGCGATGTCACCGCTCTCCGCCCCGGCGACGAGGTGTTCGGATGGAGCACCGCTGGAGCGCTCGCGGAGTACGCCTGCGTCCCGGCGGACAACCTGGTGCCGGTGCCCGCCAACGTGTCGGTCGTCCAGGGGGCAGCGGTGCCCACGTCGGCCATGACGGCGCTGCAGGCGTTGCGCAAGATCGCGAACGTCCAGCCAGGCCAGACGGTGCTGGTCACGGGCGCGTCCGGCGGCGTGGGCTCCTTCGCCGTCCAGATCGCCAAGGCTTTCGGCGCCGAGGTGACCGGTGTGTGCAGCACCCGCAACGTCGACTTGGTCCGATCGCTCGGCGCCGACCACGTCGTCGACTACACGAGGACCGACTTCACCCGGAGCGAGAAGCGCTACGACGTCATCCTCGACAACGTGGAAGCCCAGCCCCTCGCGGCTGTCCGCCGAGCGCTGACGCTCACCGGCATCCTGATCCCCAACAGTGGACGAGGTGGCCGCTGGCTCGGCCCCATCCGTCGGATCGTCAAAGCGCGCCTGCTGTCCGGGTTCACCCGTCAGCGACTGAAGCCCTTCACGTCGATCGGGAAGCGTCAGGACCTGCTCGCCCTGGCCGACCTGCTCACGACGGGGCAGGTCAGGGCGGTCATCGATCGCACCTGCGCCCTCGATGAAGCTGCCGACGCCCTCCGCTACGTCGCGGCGGGCCACACCCAAGGGAAGGTCGTGATCACCGTCTGA
- a CDS encoding DUF6326 family protein yields the protein MTTRTSTPKLLDNPPIPVQAKLAAAWTSLMFLIIYIDYFHLYQPGEIDDIRGGIIFEFDISGTLMSIFFVIIAVPALMVMLSMTLPARVNRVTNLVIGLLYIPAVGMNFLGALPDYAFYYALTIGVEVLILAFILRSAWTWPRTVAVPAGVATADLRQGLRQ from the coding sequence ATGACCACCCGAACAAGCACCCCGAAACTGCTCGACAACCCGCCGATCCCCGTCCAGGCCAAGCTCGCGGCAGCCTGGACCAGCCTCATGTTCCTCATCATCTACATCGACTATTTCCACCTCTATCAGCCCGGCGAAATCGACGACATCCGGGGTGGCATCATCTTCGAGTTCGACATCAGCGGCACATTGATGTCCATCTTCTTCGTGATCATCGCGGTCCCGGCCTTGATGGTGATGCTCTCCATGACGCTGCCCGCCCGGGTGAACCGCGTCACGAACCTCGTCATTGGATTGCTGTACATCCCCGCCGTCGGGATGAACTTCCTGGGGGCGCTCCCGGACTATGCCTTCTATTACGCCCTCACCATCGGAGTCGAGGTGCTGATCCTGGCCTTCATCCTGCGCTCCGCCTGGACGTGGCCTCGCACCGTCGCCGTTCCCGCCGGTGTTGCGACGGCCGACCTTCGACAGGGCCTTCGACAGTAG
- a CDS encoding AsnC family protein, with protein MTAEKLYGLVDSLSGKGPAAALRAVTQLRGEVARTEAGLVRSARQAGLSWEAIAECLGVTKQAVHRKSGKQ; from the coding sequence ATGACCGCGGAGAAACTCTATGGGCTCGTCGATTCCCTGTCTGGCAAGGGTCCGGCCGCCGCACTACGGGCCGTCACCCAGCTCCGGGGCGAGGTCGCCCGCACCGAAGCTGGTCTCGTCCGCAGCGCCCGCCAGGCTGGCCTGTCGTGGGAGGCAATAGCGGAGTGTCTCGGCGTGACAAAGCAGGCCGTGCATCGTAAATCCGGCAAGCAGTAG